Proteins from a genomic interval of Mus musculus strain PWK/PhJ chromosome 11 genomic patch of type NOVEL, GRCm38.p6 PATCHES PWK/PHJ_MMCHR11_CTG3:
- the Slfn9 gene encoding schlafen family member 9 (The RefSeq protein has 9 substitutions compared to this genomic sequence) has protein sequence METYLSLVVKRSYPDLIIYAGEVTLGEKVRNKKDSKKRKLEKTRITQAACALLNSGGGVIVIQMANQSEQPERMGQDLETSLRNLIPSLDLQAFFETKQQEDKFYIFVKSWSSSPEDDSTKPRICSLGTSLYCRSLTSKVAMDSRDAFYFLKKKKAYIKCSPTDDRAPPAKIPRTMSQKSLESNPAFEIFQSKKLEYGQRLLFSESTSIEFKQFDTENAQKYMKDIIPEYISAFANTQGGYLFIGVDDKSIILGCPKDNVDPDSLKIVANEAISKLPVFHFCSSKDKNKVSYETRVIDVFQEGNLYGYLCVIKVEPFCCAVFSEAPISWMVDKEKGVYTLNTEEWVRMMVDVGPEAASNDLSRDFECQLSLSDSPPHCRPVYSKKGLEHKVDLQQRLFQVSPDCLKYTPESLWSELCSQHERLEDLVKQQIRSFSCGLLILSRSWAVDLNLEEKQEVICDALLIAQNSPPILYTILGEQDEQGQDYCTRTAFTLKQKLVNTGGYTGRVCVMTKVLCLSSQNNNKTSGGSVSPIDYPSSYNLANIQEMQGLLQALVIVLLNFRSFLSDQLGCEVLNLLTAQQYEILSKSLRKTRELFVHGLPGSGKTIIAMKIMEKIRNTFHCETDRILYICENQPLRDFIQAKNICQAVTRKTFMNYKFKTERFQHIIIDEAQNFRTEDGNWYEKAKGITRGMKNCPGILWIFLDYFQTSHLQESGLPDFSLQYPKEELTQVVRNADKIAEFLQQELQKIRDNPPCSIPQESLNILHEFKWSQGVSGTYEITYLTLEKMVSYITDKCDVFLSKGYSPQDIAVLFSTDREKKAYEHMFLREMRKRRRASHMNDESVCHSNMFDSIRRFSGLERSIVFGINPIATEQPISHNLLLCLASRAMKHLYILYLSTPEGQSSMVAC, from the exons CGGTCTTACCCAGATTTGATCATCTATGCAGGAGAAGTGACTCTGGGAGAAAAAGTTCGAAATAAAAAGgactcaaagaaaagaaagctggagAAGACAAGAATTACACAGGCTGCATGTGCTCTGTTAAACTCTGGAGGAGGAGTGATTGTTATACAAATGGCCAACCAGAGTGAGCAACCTGAGAGGATGGGACAGGACTTGGAAACATCTTTGAGAAACCTTATTCCATCCCTTGATTTGCAGGCTTTCTTTGAGACCAAGCAACAGGAGGAtaagttttacatttttgttaagTCTTGGAGCTCCAGCCCTGAAGATGATTCCACTAAGCCTCGAATTTGCAGCCTGGGCACTTCCCTGTACTGTCGATCTCTCACTTCTAAGGTTGCCATGGATTCAAGAGATGCAttttactttctgaaaaaaaagaaggcataTATCAAATGCAGTCCGACTGATGACAGAGCTCCACCTGCTAAAATTCCCAGAACCATGAGTCAGAAAAGCCTTGAATCAAATCCAGCTTTTGAAATTTTCCAAAGTAAGAAACTTGAATATGGCCAACGCTTGCTTTTTTCTGAATCCACATCTATAGAGTTTAAACAATTCGATACCGAAAATGCCCAAAAATATATGAAAGACATAATTCCAGAGTACATCTCCGCGTTTGCAAACACCCAGGGAGGCTATCTTTTCATTGGAGTGGATGATAAGAGTATCATCCTGGGATGCCCAAAAGACAACGTTGACCCTGACTCTTTGAAAATTGTGGCAAATGAAGCAATATCCAAGTTGccagttttccatttttgttcatCTAAAGACAAGAACAAGGTGTCTTATGAGACCAGAGTCATAGATGTGTTTCAAGAGGGAAATTTGTATGGTTATCTCTGTGTGATCAAAGTAGAGCCATTCTGCTGTGCAGTGTTCTCAGAGGCTCCCATTTCATGGATGGTAGACAAGGAGAAAGGTGTCTACACACTGAACACCGAGGAATGGGTACGCATGATGGTGGATGTTGGCCCAG AGGCAGCTTCCAATGATCTATCTAGAGATTTTGAATGTCAGCTGAGTCTATCCGACAGCCCTCCACACTGCAGACCAGTGTATTCTAAAAAGGGACTGGAACATAAAGTCGACCTGCAGCAGCATTTATTTCAAG TGTCACCAGACTGTTTAAAGTATACTCCTGAATCTCTCTGGAGTGAGCTGTGTTCCCAGCATGAGAGACTAGAGGATTTAGTAAACCAGCAAATACGTTCTTTCTCCTGTGGTTTGCTGATCCTCTCTAGAAGCTGGGCTGTGGACCTGAACCTGGAAGAGAAGCAGGAAGTCATCTGTGATGCTCTGCTGATTGCACAGAATAGCCCCCCCATCCTCTACACCATCCTTGGGGAGCAGGATGAGCAGGGTCAGGACTACTGCACCCGCACTGCCTTTACTCTGAAGCAGAAGCTGGTGAACACTGGTGGCTACACTGGGAGAGTGTGTGTCATGACCAAAGTTCTCTGCCTGAGCTCTCAGAACAATATCGAGACCAGTGGGAGCTCAGTCTCTCCTATTGATTACCCAAGCTCCTATAACCTtgcaaacatccaggaaatgcaggacttGCTGCAGGCCCTTGTGATTGTCTTGCTCAACTTCAGATCTTTCTTGAGTGACCAGCTTGGCTGTGAAATTTTGAATCTTCTCACAGCCCAACAGTATGAGATACTCTCAAAAAGTCTCCGCAAAACCAGAGAACTATTTGTGCATGGCTTGCCGGGCTCAGGGAAGACAATCATAGCcatgaaaatcatggaaaagatCAGAAACACATTCCACTGTGAAACAGATAGAATCCTCTACATCTGTGAAAATCAGCCATTGAGGGACTTCATCCA GGCAAAAAATATCTGCCAGGCAGTGACCCGGAAAACCTTCATGAATTATAAATTTAAGACAGAGAGGTTCCAACACATCATTATTGATGAAGCCCAGAATTTCCGCACTGAGGATGGAAACTGGTATGAGAAGGCAAAAGGAATCACTCGAGGAATGAAAaattgtcctggaattctctggaTCTTTCTGGACTATTTTCAGACCAGTCACTTGCAGGAGAGTGGCCTCCCAGATTTCTCACTCCAGTATCCAAAGGAAGAGCTCACACAAGTGGTACGCAATGCAGATAAAATAGCTGAGTTCCTACAACAAGAGTTGCAAAAAATCAGAGATAACCCTCCATGCAGCATTCCTCAAGAGTCCCTAAATATTCTCCATGAATTTAAATGGTCCCAAGGTGTATCAGGCACCTATGAGATTACATACTTGACTTTGGAAAAGATGGTAAGCTATATAACAGATAGGTGTGATGTTTTCTTGAGTAAAGGCTATTCTCCCCAAGATATTGCAGTGCTTTTCAGCACAGATAGGGAGAAGAAAGCCTATGAGCATATGTTCCTGAGagaaatgaggaagaggaggagagcatCTCACATGAATGACGCGTCTGTCTGTCATTCTAACATGTTTGACAGCATCCGTCGATTCTCGGGACTGGAAAGAAGCATTGTGTTTGGTATCAATCCCATTGCAACTGAGCAGCCCATTTCCCACAACCTATTGCTCTGCCTGGCTTCCAGAGCAATGAAACATCTGTATATCCTGTATCTTTCAACTCCTGAGGGGCAGAGCTCAATGGTGGCATGCTGA